Proteins encoded by one window of Streptomyces sp. LX-29:
- a CDS encoding Mu transposase C-terminal domain-containing protein, producing the protein MGVTGYVPVPLSVDDYIELMPIKRVAINDYGIRFDYRTYDHKVLNPHRGDRSGAPDGRWEVHHNPYDPNQIWVRLPTGWEEVPWIHRGCVSLPFTDFTWQHVRAAVERRGDRVEHERQLAQALDRLLRRASNGAGTRREQTVAARASAAASLARPAVPPAVPDPVAAPTLSYGLVGAFTPPEEEDQQGETGFEDGWDEDHDLPGPADADEPAGGEQPDSAAHVPRPSRIYDAYQEAAQW; encoded by the coding sequence GTGGGAGTCACCGGCTATGTCCCGGTGCCGCTGAGCGTGGACGACTACATCGAGCTCATGCCCATCAAGCGGGTGGCCATCAACGACTACGGCATCCGTTTCGACTACCGCACCTACGACCACAAGGTCCTCAATCCGCACCGCGGGGACCGGTCGGGCGCGCCGGACGGCAGATGGGAGGTGCACCACAACCCCTACGACCCCAATCAGATCTGGGTGCGGCTGCCCACTGGGTGGGAAGAGGTGCCGTGGATCCACCGCGGCTGTGTCAGCCTGCCTTTCACCGACTTCACCTGGCAGCACGTCCGTGCCGCAGTCGAGCGTCGCGGCGACCGCGTCGAGCACGAGCGGCAGCTCGCCCAGGCCCTGGACCGCCTCCTGCGGCGTGCGAGCAACGGTGCCGGGACTCGCCGCGAGCAGACGGTGGCGGCACGCGCCAGCGCCGCAGCGTCCCTGGCCCGACCGGCCGTGCCGCCTGCAGTCCCGGACCCCGTGGCGGCTCCGACCCTCTCCTACGGCCTGGTGGGTGCCTTCACTCCGCCGGAAGAAGAGGATCAGCAAGGGGAGACAGGGTTCGAGGACGGCTGGGACGAGGACCACGACCTGCCCGGCCCCGCTGACGCCGATGAGCCTGCCGGAGGCGAACAGCCGGACTCCGCCGCCCACGTTCCGCGCCCGTCCCGGATCTATGACGCCTACCAGGAAGCAGCACAGTGGTGA
- a CDS encoding TniB family NTP-binding protein has translation MVTETPADSTLHDGARTAAYAPPTTRDGWQQFVATPPLQPHPAADEDWSLEERLDYHSRFVVLTTPAMERISLSLRRLMLLNRRQQGTARRGLIVSGPPTTGKTTTLLEMGRTFELAEQRRHPGRTDRLPVVFLAVPPASTPKMLVSEFARFLSIPIAARMNQAQITDAVCHLLCQIETKLVLVDDVHLLDTRTRSGAETSDQMKHLGERIPATFVYAGVDVEASPLLTGPRGAQLAGRFTLIRNTALPCATEEQREIWRGLVTDMEQALRLRHHTPHTLARHTDYLHQRTGGVMGSLSHLIREAALTALLDGSEKITKKLLAGIQLDIRAEQQARPPRKRLPRPRSHTAGS, from the coding sequence GTGGTGACAGAGACCCCTGCCGACAGCACCCTTCACGACGGAGCGAGGACCGCGGCGTACGCGCCGCCGACCACGCGGGACGGCTGGCAGCAGTTCGTCGCCACTCCCCCGCTGCAGCCCCATCCGGCCGCGGACGAGGACTGGTCGCTGGAGGAACGGCTCGACTACCACTCCCGGTTCGTGGTGCTGACCACCCCGGCCATGGAACGCATCTCCCTGTCGCTGCGGCGCCTGATGCTCCTCAACCGCCGCCAGCAGGGCACCGCACGCCGCGGCCTGATCGTCTCCGGACCGCCCACCACCGGCAAGACCACCACCCTGCTGGAAATGGGCCGCACCTTCGAACTCGCCGAGCAGCGCCGGCACCCCGGCCGCACGGACCGCCTGCCCGTCGTCTTCCTGGCCGTGCCACCGGCCTCCACCCCCAAGATGCTGGTCAGCGAATTCGCCCGGTTCCTCAGCATCCCCATCGCGGCCCGCATGAACCAGGCACAGATCACCGACGCCGTCTGCCACCTGCTGTGCCAGATCGAGACGAAGCTGGTCCTCGTTGACGACGTCCACCTGCTCGACACCCGCACCCGGTCCGGCGCGGAGACCTCCGACCAGATGAAACACCTCGGCGAACGCATCCCCGCCACCTTCGTCTACGCCGGCGTCGACGTCGAAGCCTCGCCCCTGCTCACCGGGCCGCGCGGCGCCCAGCTCGCCGGCCGCTTCACCCTGATCCGCAACACCGCGCTGCCCTGCGCCACCGAAGAGCAACGCGAGATCTGGCGTGGTCTGGTCACCGACATGGAGCAAGCCCTGCGCCTGCGCCACCACACCCCGCACACCCTGGCGCGGCACACCGACTACCTCCACCAGCGCACCGGCGGCGTCATGGGCAGCCTCTCCCACCTCATCCGCGAAGCCGCCCTGACCGCCCTGCTCGACGGCAGCGAGAAGATCACCAAGAAGCTCCTGGCCGGCATCCAGCTCGACATCCGGGCCGAACAGCAAGCCCGCCCGCCCCGAAAACGCCTCCCGCGCCCGCGCAGCCACACCGCGGGATCCTGA
- a CDS encoding TnsA-like heteromeric transposase endonuclease subunit: protein MWQQGSSAVADPCRYSARFLDPYGEEQRMPWGEAARIVRLEDCGPVRPFPLRSGRRFAPGWWWSATTGRLVHYGSGVMRTQVMLLDRDPSVMTMACRPVELSWRESDGTRVSHAPHLMARFGDGGGLLLDCAGRGEISPLLAHRADVIAAATRAVGWQYRVASPPEPVVAANLGWLSGYRHPRYRDTALLEEAVQVFARPRPLIEGARDLGDTMRVLPALFHALWTGALSAPLNEPLHERVTVTAGPGEGASA, encoded by the coding sequence ATGTGGCAGCAAGGCTCCTCGGCGGTCGCTGATCCCTGTCGATACAGCGCCCGTTTCCTGGATCCGTACGGGGAAGAACAGCGGATGCCGTGGGGCGAGGCCGCTCGTATCGTTCGTTTGGAGGACTGCGGTCCGGTACGACCGTTTCCCCTGCGATCTGGCCGTCGTTTCGCGCCGGGCTGGTGGTGGTCGGCTACCACCGGGCGACTGGTGCACTACGGGTCGGGTGTCATGCGCACCCAGGTGATGCTGCTGGACCGTGATCCTTCGGTCATGACGATGGCATGCCGCCCTGTAGAGCTGTCCTGGCGGGAATCTGATGGGACCAGGGTGTCGCATGCGCCGCATCTGATGGCACGGTTCGGCGACGGCGGCGGTCTGCTGCTCGACTGTGCCGGGCGAGGGGAGATCTCTCCCCTGCTCGCACACCGTGCTGACGTCATCGCAGCGGCGACACGTGCGGTGGGATGGCAGTACAGGGTCGCCTCACCTCCCGAACCGGTTGTCGCTGCCAACCTGGGCTGGCTGTCGGGATACCGGCACCCTCGCTACCGGGACACCGCGCTCTTGGAAGAGGCGGTGCAGGTCTTTGCCCGTCCTCGGCCGCTGATCGAAGGGGCACGTGACCTCGGGGACACCATGAGGGTTCTCCCGGCCCTCTTCCATGCCCTATGGACCGGGGCGCTGTCAGCCCCGCTGAACGAGCCCTTGCATGAACGGGTGACCGTGACAGCAGGCCCGGGCGAGGGGGCGTCTGCGTGA
- a CDS encoding TIGR02391 family protein, producing MDASRNPEYLRKTAEAVAEFKEALEAFLLLHVETTEAPFGRGIVPAVTPKAGVSKEELRAASDRVARAAGRASAAPGLTQMYIGVSTFSQPVDPIAAWRSIATPKPLLEPGDVLDAAEQILGRLEAMALRAEAELPPTTGVEAMHPTIWGAARKLWLDGHFRLAVQTAAETLTTQVKARTGLSSMDATNVYEKVFAARAPVLRWPGDANDRTVSSMQNGLAKYAPGLNMTVRNTATHEAADEMTAQQALERLAALSLLAHWIDECEGPIPTED from the coding sequence ATGGACGCGTCCCGGAACCCCGAGTATCTCCGCAAGACGGCTGAAGCCGTGGCCGAGTTCAAGGAGGCGCTCGAGGCGTTCCTGTTGCTCCATGTAGAGACGACAGAAGCCCCTTTCGGCCGCGGCATCGTTCCAGCCGTGACTCCCAAGGCTGGCGTGTCGAAGGAGGAGCTCCGCGCGGCCAGCGATCGGGTTGCACGAGCAGCCGGCCGCGCCTCGGCCGCTCCCGGGCTGACGCAGATGTACATCGGCGTCTCCACCTTCTCTCAGCCGGTGGACCCGATCGCGGCGTGGCGGAGCATCGCCACCCCGAAGCCACTGCTTGAACCAGGTGACGTCCTGGACGCAGCCGAGCAGATCCTGGGGCGGCTGGAGGCAATGGCCCTCAGAGCGGAGGCCGAGCTGCCGCCGACCACCGGCGTGGAAGCGATGCATCCGACGATCTGGGGAGCAGCCCGGAAACTCTGGCTGGACGGCCACTTCAGGCTTGCCGTGCAGACGGCTGCTGAGACCCTCACCACCCAGGTCAAGGCCCGCACGGGGCTGTCCAGCATGGACGCCACGAACGTCTACGAGAAGGTCTTCGCCGCCAGGGCGCCAGTTCTGAGGTGGCCAGGGGATGCGAACGACCGCACAGTCAGTTCGATGCAGAACGGTCTCGCCAAGTACGCTCCCGGGCTCAACATGACCGTGCGCAACACGGCCACCCACGAAGCGGCCGATGAGATGACCGCGCAGCAGGCACTGGAGCGCCTGGCTGCCTTGAGCCTTTTGGCGCACTGGATCGACGAGTGCGAAGGCCCGATCCCCACGGAGGACTAG
- a CDS encoding HEAT repeat domain-containing protein, whose protein sequence is MPDDIYEVRLGALVSRRQESALPPPLAVPSVLPFGELSPPVFERLVGEVMWLVDGMNDVRGYGRSGQDQGGLDLVGRRGGCTHVYQVRRIESLSPRTLRDAVTDFAGPSRVSTPKSEWSNRHFAADRFVLATGCSVNDTHVENELVSLQERYQGDLIIDLYDAGALTRFLRDRPSVVGGIFGPEWAKALFGMDVPANPPLPDAYALLNDPLEHLGLSGALHRAQQLAETDPGPASELLGDLVRELRKASYVAHAEPLQVRMRELLAESGAVQEAFRVSAGMILDRYDSGQDALTELRAAANLANQAGSWASSAHVVLTALEDWYGQGYDLAPVVEALRDVVDSGEGLAPRVALAVAEQMVVEDDPRDDPADLAVLLNDLVDAQSGEMRVRMECCLADFAVRGGKDPREAFGDLERRALSGYLAEEFASLVLMRQGRALALADLGDAAAEAYRRAVLFATRSGLGGDARHALRSISFLAHQYGFGSSGFAISSRALLGARTLGSRQNCRFQSSHDPAVSALEGLVDDKPRSALRWARRWLWEDRISGALTDELGARNRLADIFVRCGMPRQAVEHLILAGQKKLATKAADDATEFLDVRRFLPVKARWVHYALGGVLKVQADFIPDSAVEEVAGRLAEIVIAGPVPGSSSSDSVKSALGALAALASRLPETPANRVFDVVWSWLPREPNHYRFTDKEMLAYFSACVDAGLPTADRAREGLLEAWERHVASADGHLSGLEAPGETLVEAVRKQAASGRQDAVHVLVNWQVNDPTVNRTARVMTQSVLDEPVGVQRNEYSIGHQRELAAALLMASHDIPSLIGPEEEPVDRVRVKLAAQLMTMAEEKLDTADRRSSALQALIRLASALPEAMRNSMFDRVLALHNAPGEHPMDALERRSQHPLSGLQINLGAHQFPAVALLAAAVLSHTAQQAGTVQQRLLPRLAAGQADNGTSYLHAQTLMSVDPLHAVPVALLASHPSHLIRQVAVLCWHRHPDRDPALATVFTHDKNPGVRHNIAHALAQLIPDTDGRYERLIEQLRYDPSARVRHALANANSHPTSGSFQGPT, encoded by the coding sequence ATGCCCGACGATATCTACGAGGTGCGCCTCGGTGCGCTGGTCAGCCGTCGGCAGGAGTCGGCCTTGCCGCCGCCATTGGCTGTTCCTTCCGTCCTCCCGTTCGGCGAACTGTCGCCACCCGTCTTCGAGCGTCTGGTGGGCGAGGTGATGTGGCTCGTCGACGGCATGAACGACGTCCGCGGCTATGGCCGCTCTGGCCAAGACCAAGGGGGCCTCGACCTTGTCGGCCGACGCGGCGGATGCACCCACGTCTACCAGGTCCGCCGCATCGAGTCTCTGTCTCCCCGCACCTTGCGCGACGCGGTGACTGATTTCGCAGGGCCTTCGCGGGTCTCCACACCGAAGAGCGAGTGGTCCAATCGGCACTTTGCCGCTGACCGTTTTGTCCTGGCTACCGGATGCAGTGTCAATGACACGCACGTCGAGAACGAGCTGGTCTCACTCCAGGAGCGGTACCAGGGGGATCTCATCATTGATCTCTACGATGCCGGAGCCCTCACGCGCTTCTTGCGGGACCGCCCCAGCGTGGTCGGTGGGATCTTCGGCCCAGAATGGGCCAAGGCACTCTTCGGCATGGACGTCCCTGCGAACCCGCCGTTGCCGGACGCATACGCGCTGCTGAACGATCCTCTGGAGCACCTAGGGCTGTCCGGCGCGCTGCACCGGGCGCAGCAGCTGGCCGAAACCGATCCGGGCCCGGCCAGCGAGCTGCTGGGCGACCTGGTGCGAGAGCTGCGCAAGGCCTCGTATGTCGCGCACGCCGAGCCCTTGCAGGTCCGCATGCGCGAGCTCCTCGCCGAGAGCGGCGCGGTACAGGAGGCGTTCCGCGTAAGCGCCGGAATGATTTTGGACCGCTATGACAGCGGTCAGGATGCCCTGACGGAATTGCGTGCCGCAGCGAACCTGGCCAATCAAGCAGGCTCCTGGGCCAGTTCCGCCCATGTCGTACTCACCGCGCTGGAGGACTGGTACGGGCAGGGGTATGACCTTGCGCCTGTCGTGGAGGCATTGCGGGATGTGGTCGACAGTGGCGAGGGTCTTGCCCCGAGGGTAGCGCTGGCCGTGGCCGAACAGATGGTCGTGGAAGACGACCCACGCGACGATCCCGCGGACCTAGCCGTTCTGCTGAACGACCTCGTGGATGCCCAGTCAGGCGAGATGCGGGTTCGGATGGAGTGCTGTCTGGCGGACTTCGCCGTACGGGGCGGAAAGGATCCCCGGGAGGCCTTCGGTGATCTGGAGCGTCGTGCCCTGAGCGGTTACCTCGCGGAGGAGTTCGCCAGTCTGGTCCTGATGCGCCAGGGCCGGGCCTTGGCCCTGGCGGACCTGGGTGACGCTGCGGCGGAGGCGTACCGGCGCGCCGTGCTGTTCGCTACACGCAGCGGGCTGGGTGGCGATGCCCGACATGCCTTGCGGTCGATCTCCTTCCTGGCGCACCAGTACGGGTTCGGAAGCAGTGGCTTCGCAATCTCCTCCAGGGCTCTGTTGGGAGCCCGGACGCTCGGGTCGCGGCAGAACTGCCGTTTTCAAAGCTCTCACGATCCTGCTGTCAGTGCGCTTGAGGGCTTGGTCGACGACAAGCCACGCAGCGCTCTGCGCTGGGCACGCCGCTGGCTGTGGGAAGACCGGATCAGCGGTGCGCTGACCGACGAGCTCGGCGCGCGTAACCGACTAGCGGACATCTTTGTGCGATGCGGTATGCCCCGCCAAGCGGTCGAGCATCTGATCTTGGCTGGTCAGAAGAAGCTCGCGACCAAGGCAGCTGACGACGCCACCGAGTTTCTCGATGTGCGTCGCTTCCTGCCGGTCAAGGCCCGGTGGGTGCATTACGCCCTTGGCGGGGTCCTCAAGGTTCAGGCCGACTTCATTCCCGACTCCGCTGTGGAGGAAGTCGCCGGTCGCCTGGCGGAAATCGTCATCGCTGGCCCGGTCCCAGGATCATCAAGCAGTGATTCCGTGAAATCAGCACTGGGTGCGCTGGCTGCCCTGGCCTCGCGGCTGCCCGAGACTCCGGCGAACCGCGTGTTCGACGTGGTGTGGTCGTGGCTGCCGCGGGAGCCGAACCACTATCGCTTCACGGACAAGGAGATGCTCGCGTACTTCTCCGCCTGCGTCGACGCCGGTCTGCCAACAGCCGACCGTGCCCGCGAGGGCCTCCTTGAGGCCTGGGAGCGGCACGTGGCCAGTGCGGATGGGCACCTGTCGGGTCTTGAGGCTCCCGGCGAGACTCTCGTGGAAGCCGTCCGTAAGCAAGCCGCGAGCGGCCGCCAAGACGCTGTCCATGTCCTGGTGAACTGGCAGGTCAATGACCCCACGGTTAACCGAACGGCGCGAGTGATGACGCAGTCAGTCCTCGACGAACCCGTCGGCGTACAGCGCAACGAGTACAGCATCGGTCACCAGCGCGAGCTGGCCGCCGCTCTGCTCATGGCTTCACACGACATTCCTTCGCTCATCGGCCCCGAAGAGGAACCTGTCGACCGGGTGCGGGTCAAGCTTGCGGCGCAGCTGATGACCATGGCCGAAGAAAAGCTGGACACCGCTGACCGGCGGTCGTCAGCCCTTCAGGCGCTGATTCGGCTCGCCTCGGCGCTCCCAGAGGCCATGCGTAATTCAATGTTCGACCGCGTCCTGGCCCTTCACAATGCTCCCGGAGAGCATCCTATGGACGCCCTCGAACGCCGCTCCCAGCATCCCTTGAGCGGCCTGCAGATCAACCTCGGGGCCCACCAGTTTCCCGCCGTGGCACTCCTGGCCGCAGCTGTCCTCTCCCATACCGCCCAGCAAGCCGGCACCGTCCAGCAGCGGCTCCTCCCCCGCCTGGCCGCAGGCCAGGCAGACAACGGCACGTCCTACCTGCACGCCCAGACACTCATGAGCGTTGACCCGCTCCATGCCGTACCCGTTGCCCTGCTCGCCAGCCACCCCTCCCACCTCATCCGTCAGGTAGCTGTCCTTTGCTGGCACCGCCACCCCGACCGCGACCCCGCCCTCGCCACCGTATTCACCCACGACAAAAACCCCGGAGTGAGACACAACATCGCCCACGCCCTGGCGCAGCTCATCCCCGACACGGACGGCCGCTATGAACGACTTATCGAACAGCTCCGATACGACCCCAGCGCCCGCGTCAGACACGCACTCGCCAACGCAAACTCACATCCGACGTCTGGCTCGTTCCAAGGACCTACGTGA
- a CDS encoding GNAT family N-acetyltransferase translates to MAKRKKRSQPSLRLTRQKLVDGFTGPDQTCIRLARPEESHRVGELLKAATAEMEQAHLDGVAAGRCGTWLLEGLSGVDRALTEPLVRAAAEGRLQEAALALTLPLVAQARDGELVGALLALPPGTVVQTVRDAGYPQHALLAMLKYVKLKALAVAQEAQGQGLGAALLKRCTQLYWQLDFMLLYGEFETERALGPFYERQGFTVLEPGESTDVGYVLTGRPIGLGAGPGEQLFLRWRRS, encoded by the coding sequence ATGGCAAAGAGGAAGAAGCGTTCGCAGCCGTCCCTGCGGCTGACCCGGCAGAAGCTGGTCGACGGCTTCACTGGGCCTGACCAGACCTGTATACGCCTTGCCCGGCCTGAGGAGAGCCACCGGGTCGGTGAACTGCTCAAGGCGGCGACCGCTGAGATGGAGCAGGCCCATCTTGACGGTGTGGCCGCAGGCCGGTGCGGGACGTGGCTGCTGGAGGGGCTGTCCGGTGTGGACCGGGCCCTAACGGAACCGCTGGTGCGTGCTGCTGCTGAAGGGCGACTGCAGGAGGCTGCCCTGGCGCTGACACTTCCGCTGGTCGCGCAGGCCAGGGACGGCGAGCTGGTAGGAGCACTGCTCGCGCTCCCGCCCGGTACGGTGGTGCAGACGGTCCGGGACGCCGGCTACCCGCAGCATGCGCTGCTGGCCATGCTCAAGTACGTCAAACTCAAAGCCCTCGCGGTCGCCCAGGAAGCACAAGGCCAAGGGCTGGGCGCGGCCCTACTCAAGCGTTGCACCCAGCTGTACTGGCAGCTCGATTTCATGCTGCTGTACGGGGAGTTCGAGACCGAACGTGCCCTCGGGCCGTTCTATGAGCGTCAGGGGTTCACCGTGCTGGAGCCGGGAGAGAGTACCGATGTCGGCTATGTCCTGACCGGTCGGCCGATCGGTTTGGGAGCCGGGCCGGGGGAGCAGCTCTTCCTCCGCTGGAGAAGGAGCTGA
- a CDS encoding helicase associated domain-containing protein, protein MTKATNGHHAQPPQREQHPPSTLGLPMGAVRVAPLHAETTLSYMSRVASRYRLTTKELIGALVDVGRRPNLFTMRPDGEVVFNTNARAMVAAFCRMPEEHLRRALPAWDREVPSSRLGSGPAAWVRTAATIPPTGPGCRACTATATQGREEARRYLLPHARVCVRHQCWMLETPVIDGATASPGQLDLRHVPQVAAAQRRHARLLRRSSHAGEAFAVAQAVMASWWDESWPEETTWPDRLRLMTHAGGLAWHAAARDAVTYPEAVTLAAALAHVGVQQQLLDETGRHQPHSLADVPRLVNELARRLERPWIAGRLTVATTGPLNAWVRACVRSQAGHKPKTRSMWRVSPPHRPTPVSQLLAESSDRGETPVQPEPASLPDSTEDAAQGFARGLRHARAYVAEHGHLCAPNTVRSEGFAIGLWLANQRAAGPELAPERAAALDALDPWWNPPWNLWWQRIYHRAKALVKAEQPLTPERGFPGTTENLGTWLYEQCTTYSSLHPGQQRLLTDLGITQERARDAAPRRRDLKAARRTALDHARAYAGEHGHLCAPTSARQDGFAIGKWLHNQRVHARRGQLDHALNQALTAIDSSWNPPWPTDWQREHHIAHAAVTAGTLLDPEAGFRNFGDRTGQWLYAQCVNYTQLQPGQQHLLARLGLTEPLTDTAVPNPGTRHPAMETGLYYARAWAAEHGSLDLPRNAQHDGFPLGRWLVRQRHQANLHRGLFDTPWPHEEALVRIDPFWNPPWGMKWHRRYQAARTQLTSGHALAPEKGFPGTPDWTGQWLYNQCTVYDELHPRQQQLLADLGLTAEGARAARPRRITQTASFAAGLVHAAAWADQHGHLTVPGDTRHDGYPLGRWLAHQRKRAARGRLPDDRIKALEAIDPHWSPAGGLRWHQAYLTARTHTARQTLHAASDLNALPTATAKWLFTQCSNYDSLQPEQRRLLTGLGLTAERARALAQPPKPRQPSRPARSRLKNPPSAFAAGLPYAQTWAAQHGNLTSAGYRAEHDGFPLGWWLYKQRRAAHAHLKRTGKPWPHEGKLAALDPWWNPPWRANWNHSWHQAHTYYSAGRRFPNQTTKWIRTQQRSWEHLHPRQQHLMGALGIHGPTPLHHYNSHPTNPTSHPTNPTSHPNKLTNHHTDTPEQETHRSQPRPTPARHRHQPTRQHTTDRQPQPAN, encoded by the coding sequence GTGACGAAGGCCACCAACGGGCACCACGCGCAGCCACCACAGCGCGAGCAACACCCCCCCTCCACGCTCGGCCTGCCTATGGGCGCGGTGCGAGTAGCGCCGCTGCACGCTGAAACGACGCTGTCCTACATGAGCCGAGTCGCCTCCCGCTACCGGCTCACCACCAAAGAGCTCATCGGCGCACTCGTGGACGTAGGACGGCGTCCCAACCTCTTCACCATGCGACCCGACGGCGAAGTCGTCTTCAACACCAACGCCCGCGCCATGGTCGCCGCCTTCTGCCGCATGCCCGAAGAACACCTGCGCCGTGCCCTACCGGCCTGGGACCGGGAGGTTCCCTCGAGCAGGCTGGGAAGCGGGCCGGCCGCCTGGGTCCGCACCGCCGCCACGATCCCGCCGACCGGCCCCGGATGCCGGGCCTGCACCGCAACCGCCACACAGGGCCGGGAAGAAGCACGCCGCTACCTCCTGCCGCACGCACGAGTATGCGTCAGGCACCAGTGCTGGATGCTGGAAACACCCGTCATCGACGGAGCGACGGCCAGCCCCGGGCAGCTGGACCTGCGGCATGTGCCGCAGGTCGCAGCGGCCCAGCGCCGTCATGCACGGCTGCTGCGGCGCAGCTCGCACGCCGGTGAAGCGTTCGCTGTAGCGCAGGCGGTTATGGCTTCGTGGTGGGACGAGTCATGGCCGGAAGAGACCACCTGGCCCGACCGGCTGCGGCTGATGACTCACGCAGGCGGCCTCGCATGGCACGCAGCCGCGCGGGATGCGGTGACCTATCCGGAAGCAGTCACCCTGGCAGCGGCCCTGGCCCACGTGGGTGTCCAGCAGCAGCTGCTCGACGAGACGGGCCGGCATCAACCGCACTCGCTCGCCGATGTTCCCCGCCTCGTCAACGAACTGGCCCGGCGTCTTGAGCGGCCGTGGATCGCCGGTCGCCTCACTGTGGCCACGACAGGCCCGCTGAACGCCTGGGTGCGCGCCTGCGTACGCAGCCAAGCCGGACACAAACCGAAGACCCGGAGCATGTGGCGCGTCTCCCCGCCGCACCGGCCCACCCCGGTCTCCCAGCTCCTGGCGGAAAGCAGTGACCGGGGCGAGACACCCGTGCAGCCCGAGCCTGCGTCGCTCCCAGACAGCACTGAAGACGCTGCCCAGGGGTTTGCACGCGGGCTGCGCCATGCCCGCGCCTACGTCGCCGAACACGGCCACCTGTGCGCGCCCAACACCGTGCGGTCGGAAGGCTTCGCCATCGGCCTGTGGCTCGCCAACCAGCGCGCCGCAGGACCCGAACTCGCTCCCGAACGCGCCGCCGCCCTCGACGCCCTCGACCCGTGGTGGAACCCGCCCTGGAACCTGTGGTGGCAGCGCATCTACCACCGCGCCAAGGCACTGGTGAAAGCCGAACAGCCGCTCACGCCCGAACGCGGATTCCCCGGCACCACGGAAAATCTCGGCACCTGGCTCTACGAGCAGTGCACCACCTACAGCAGCCTCCACCCCGGACAGCAGCGACTCCTCACCGACCTCGGCATCACGCAGGAACGAGCCCGTGACGCAGCGCCCCGGCGCCGGGATCTCAAGGCAGCCCGCCGCACCGCCCTTGACCACGCCCGCGCCTACGCCGGCGAGCACGGCCACCTGTGCGCCCCCACTTCCGCACGCCAGGACGGCTTCGCCATCGGCAAATGGCTACACAACCAGCGGGTACACGCACGACGCGGCCAGCTCGACCATGCGCTGAACCAGGCATTGACCGCCATCGACTCCTCGTGGAACCCGCCCTGGCCCACCGACTGGCAGCGCGAACACCACATCGCGCATGCCGCCGTCACCGCAGGCACACTCCTTGATCCGGAAGCCGGATTCCGCAACTTCGGCGACCGCACCGGGCAGTGGCTGTACGCCCAGTGCGTCAACTACACGCAGCTTCAGCCCGGCCAGCAGCACCTCCTCGCCCGCCTCGGCCTCACCGAACCCCTCACGGACACCGCCGTGCCCAACCCGGGCACCCGGCACCCGGCCATGGAGACCGGGCTCTACTACGCCCGCGCCTGGGCCGCCGAGCACGGAAGCCTTGACCTCCCCCGCAACGCTCAGCACGACGGATTCCCTCTCGGCCGCTGGCTGGTCCGACAACGGCACCAGGCCAACCTCCACCGTGGTCTCTTCGACACCCCCTGGCCGCACGAAGAGGCCCTCGTCCGCATCGACCCGTTCTGGAACCCGCCCTGGGGTATGAAATGGCACCGCCGCTACCAGGCCGCCCGCACACAGCTCACCTCTGGCCACGCCCTCGCCCCGGAGAAGGGATTCCCCGGTACACCGGACTGGACGGGACAGTGGCTGTACAACCAGTGCACCGTCTACGACGAACTCCACCCCCGCCAGCAGCAGCTCCTCGCCGACCTCGGCCTCACCGCCGAAGGCGCACGTGCCGCCCGACCCCGCCGAATCACCCAGACCGCATCCTTCGCCGCCGGACTGGTCCATGCCGCGGCCTGGGCCGACCAGCACGGACACCTCACGGTCCCCGGAGACACCCGCCACGACGGTTACCCCCTCGGCCGATGGCTCGCCCACCAGCGCAAGCGCGCCGCCCGCGGACGGCTACCGGACGACCGCATCAAAGCCCTGGAGGCTATCGACCCTCACTGGAGCCCTGCCGGAGGCCTGCGCTGGCACCAGGCCTACCTCACCGCCCGCACCCACACAGCCAGACAAACCCTCCACGCAGCCAGCGACCTCAACGCGCTCCCGACCGCCACAGCAAAATGGCTGTTCACACAGTGTTCCAACTACGACAGCCTCCAACCCGAACAACGCCGACTGCTGACCGGCCTCGGCCTCACAGCTGAACGCGCCCGCGCCCTGGCCCAGCCCCCGAAACCTCGCCAGCCATCCCGCCCCGCCCGCTCCCGCCTGAAGAACCCACCCTCCGCCTTCGCAGCCGGCCTGCCCTACGCCCAAACCTGGGCTGCCCAGCACGGAAACCTCACCTCAGCCGGCTACCGCGCCGAACACGACGGCTTCCCCCTGGGATGGTGGCTGTACAAGCAGCGCCGCGCCGCCCACGCCCACCTGAAGCGAACCGGAAAACCCTGGCCCCACGAGGGAAAACTCGCCGCCTTGGACCCCTGGTGGAACCCACCCTGGCGAGCCAACTGGAACCACAGCTGGCACCAAGCCCACACCTACTACAGCGCCGGTCGGCGCTTCCCCAACCAGACAACCAAGTGGATCCGCACCCAACAACGATCCTGGGAACACCTGCACCCCCGCCAGCAGCACCTGATGGGTGCCCTCGGCATCCACGGCCCCACACCCCTACACCACTACAACAGCCACCCAACGAACCCGACCAGCCACCCAACGAACCCGACCAGCCACCCAAACAAACTGACCAACCACCACACCGACACCCCGGAACAGGAAACTCACAGGTCACAGCCCCGCCCAACCCCCGCCCGCCACCGGCACCAACCGACCCGCCAGCACACAACCGACCGTCAGCCCCAACCAGCCAACTGA